CTGGGCAAGACATCAACAGCGGCGAGATCCGCTTGAAATAGCGTGTTAATTAAGCTACTTTTTCCAGACCCGGTGCGCCCCACAAGGAGAATATTGACGGGTTTTTGCTCAACCGTTTCGGCTGGTTCTGCCTGATTGAGAATGTCTCGGAGTGCTTGAGTTTTGACTCTGGGTAAAGTTGGTGTAGATGTAGCAGATGCTGTAACAGCTAGTGTAGTACGTCCGTAGAGAGCGATCGCTTGTCGGCATAAGTTTCTGAGGGCAGCTTCTCGGACTAATTGGCTCAAATTTACTAATAATTGCTCAGTTGCTCGGTTACTAGAACCCTGACTAGCTTGTTTTGCCACAGCCGCCACAGGATTTAAAACCCACTGCGCCCAATTCCAAACCCGCCAAAATTTGCGAGCGGATGGCTCCAACTTCCGGTAAACTCCGTATGCTTGGTATGCTTGCCCAACTGTCACCTGATTCAGAACAGGGGATAAATTCTGCATCCACTGATCCATATCATCCACAGTTCCCCGAATCAATCCATAAACCTGGGGAACATAAATGTTTAACAAGGGATATTGAACTTCAGGATTGTAAATATGGGCAACTGCCACAACTAAATCTTGGCAGCGCGTCCAAAAGGTTTGCCAGTCTTCCCAAATCGGGCGATCGCTTTGTGCTGCTATGAGAATCTCCTGAAGTGCGGTTTCTGCTTGCTTAGTGGCGTCACCTTCTCTCGGTGATGTAGCTGTATCTTCCGCAGTTGATTCTAGTTCTTCGCGGACTTGTGCTAATACAGCTTCTACTTGATTTACCGCTGGTTGAGTCCACTTCACCAACAGCCAACGCCAGCCTACGAATATGAGGGTGAACACAGCCCAAATCCAGTTAATGCCCCATGCATGGATTTGCAAGCCTGCGGATATGAGTAAAAAAATGATAATGAAAGCGATCGGGGTTGCTAAGACAACCCACTGCCACGGTTTTAGTTGTACCATTGCCCCATACCTGCCAGTAAATTTTTTGTAAAAACAATAACTATTAAGTTTGTAAAGTTGCTTTTTGCAAAAATTACTCTTGTAAAAAGTCTATCGTCTCCAGTCTGTGGAGGATGTTTCGTATTCTTGGATGAGTACTAGACTGCTAGTTATATTGCTCAGTTGCTATAGGAGCAAAATTGAGTCAAATCGAAGATTTAGAGTGCGATCGCTTTTTGATGAGATTTTGGGAGATGAAGAGCGATCGCCTAGATTATTCTAGAAGTAGAGATAGCTAAATTCTTCGATTAGGGTAGCAATGAAAACCCCTGAACCAACAATTCATCCACTTGTTGTCCCAAAACATCTGCCATTTTTGGAGTCAATTTGTTGGCAAACAAGAGATGTATATCGGTTTACTCCAGAGGAAATGCTAAGTCGCTATGAGCGAGGTTGGCAATATCGCCAGATATTTAGCAATCTTGAGGGTGAAGAGCTAAATTTTCTGAAAGAACTTGTCAGACGCTATTATTCCTGGCTAGAAGCCTGTTTATGACCTTCAGGTTAGACCACCATAATAAAATAAAAATCCTCACTATTCTTGAAAGTATAAATTTTGAGGCGTTGCTGAATTTAGATATGAAATGCAAAAATCGGATACTCTCAACTCTTACTCTCTGCGTCTCTGCGCCTCTGCGTGAAACAAATTCACATTCTCACTCAGCAACGCCAATTTTGAGGTACTTAGGAATGGTTCTGCTTATTTCGGTGATGGAAAGCTTTTGAGACTCAATTTCAAGGAATATCGCCAAAGTAAGGACAATGAATTGCCTGATAATTATTAAGGCAATCTACAGAGAGCAAAGATGCAGACTCGCCAAAAATTATCCCTGCCAAGCATGGGGTGCGGAACTTGGGCATGGGGCAACCAATTGCTCTGGGGATATGACGAAAGTATGGATCAACAGTTGCAAGCTGTCTTTAATCTATGTGTAAATAACGGCGTAACTTTATTTGATACAGGAGATTCTTACGGCACTGGCAGATTGAATGGGCGCAGTGAGCTACTCTTGGGACAATTTTCTAGAGAATATTTAGGTTTTGGCAGAGAAAATATTTGTATTGCTACCAAACTTGCTGCGTATCCCTGGAGATGGACACGCAAGTCAATGGTAAAAGCTTGTAAGTTGTCTGCTCAACGCTTGGGAAGAAATGTAGATTTGGTACAAATGCATTGGTCTACGGCAAACTATGCTCCCTGGCAAGAAGGAGGGCTATTGGATGGTCTCGCCGATCTTTATGAGCAAGGTCTAGTGAAGGGAGTAGGACTATCCAATTATGGCCCTAAACGGCTCAAGCGTGTGCAGCAAAAGTTTGCTGAGCGAGGAGTCCCAATTGCCACACTGCAAGTCCAGTATTCGCTGCTGTCCACGTATCCTGTTACGGAACTAGGGCTTAAAGACGTTTGTGATGAACTGGGAATAAAACTAATTGCCTATAGCCCTCTGGCGTTGGGCTTGTTGACAGGGAAGTTCACTGAAAAAGGGTCTTTTCCCAAAGGCGTGCGAGGAATACTTTTTAGACAGCTATTACCAGGAGCGCGATCGCTTTTATCATGTTTGCGAGAAGTGGCAGAATACAGGAACAAAACCATGTCACAGGTAGCAATTAACTGGTGCATCTGTAAAGGCACAATTCCCATCCCTGGAGCGAAAACTTTAGAGCAAGCTAGGGATAATATTGGTGCATTGGGTTGGCAATTGAACTCCAGTGAAATTACTGAGTTAGATAAAGCTGCGGCGAGTGCAGATAAAAAAATGGTACAAAATATTTTCCAAACAAAGTAAAATACTTACTTTGCTCAGTGCGACCACTTATAGGTTGCTGAGGCTTGCTGTATTAGTAAGCCTCAGCTTTGCCATTGGTACAGTGCAGCCATCCTCAAAGGATAGCTGGAGCAACAAGCGATGTCTGACGCGTCTACGCATCAAGCAAGGTCTAAAAACGGCTACATCCATGCCAAATAGACTGCTGGTAATAAATTTACCCAGTGAGTAACAAAGAGGAGTGATATGCAAGTCAAAAAACTGCCCATACTTTTCTCAATATTTGTCATTGCAGTTGTTTGCTGTTTTACTTTCAGAGTCAATGCACAGATTCCAGAGACAGCCAATTTGCTCACAACTATCATTGACGATATGAAACCCTTTCATGAGGGAATACCGCATGGTGTTCCTCCAAGTTATGACTGGGCGTCTCGTCCTCGTATAGGTATGGGAGACAATCCAGAAGGCTCTAGAGCCATGATTGCATGGGGGCAACTGTATGAAGCTGCCGAAGGTAATCCTGCTTGGAATACTAGAGTTGAGATCAAAAATATCAAGGCTTATATGCTCAGTAAGCAGGATGGTAAATGGCATCTCCTTCAAAGTTCCAAAGGAGTTGAAGGGGCTGCTTTTCGAGAGGATTTTGCTAATAATACTAATCAAGTCACAGATGTGCGTTACGAGCAGGATGGTAGTATTTCAGTCAAGGCTGGCAATGGATACAACTTTCACTTTTGGTGTGAAACTGGTCGAGCGTCAATTGCTCCCGACGACGTGGATGGTATTTTTACCACTGCTCAAGCGCGGCTAAAAGTTGACAATATCCAAACACGAGACGATCGCGCTAAGGCTCGCTATTTACTAAGCATGAGCGGCGATTACTGGCCTGATTTAACTGCAAAGTGGCAGGAACGTCCTAAAATTGTGGATATAGCCATTGGCAAGTTTAAGTACGTGACCAAAGAGTGGCAGGCTTTCAATATGACTACTCTTTCTCCAACCGAAATCATTGAAAACCCACCACCAATCTAGTAGGGGTATTAGGAGTGCTGAGCTAGGAGTTAGGAGTTATTTCTCCCTCATCTCCCTACTTTCCACACTCCCTAGTCGTCAGTACCAGAATTTGCTAAACTCCAACTTCGGGGAGGGCGAATCAAAAATTTGAGGATTGGCAACTGGGGGGTCGCAGAGTGGCTGATGATGAACGCGTAGGAAACACAGAACTGTTTAATGCCAGGGACTTTTCTTGGCGATTATGGCCTGTTTTGCCACTCTACCCATTCGGCAAGCGGCGGACTATTCGCAAAGAAGTGATTAAGGACACAATCTGGACTTTTGACCAGCTTCAAGGCATTTTCTATGTTGTCGTGCCGATTCGGATGACTGTAGTTAAGTTAGATCAGGGTGGTCTGCTTGTCTATGCTCCTGTTGCACCAACGACCGAATGTATCCGGCTTGTAAATGAGTTGGTGACAGAACACGGTGATGTCAAATACATTATCTTGCCTACTATCTCTGGACTAGAACATAAGGTCTTCGTAGGCCCTTTTGCTAGATGCTTTCCCGCAGCACAGGTTTTTGTAGCTCCCAATCAATGGAGTTTTCCGCTTAATCTACCACTTAGCTGGCTTGGCTTACCTGCTAAACGTACTCAGCTATTGCCAGAAGATAGCAGCAAAGTACCTTTTGCTGATCAATTTGATTATGCAATGCTTGGGCCGATTAACCTTGGCCCAGGAAGATTTGCAGAAGTTGCATTTTTCCATAAGCGATCGCACACTTTACTAGTAACAGATTCAGTGGTTTCCATACCAGAAAATCCGCCTGCGATCGTCCAATTAGATCCATACCCTTTGCTGTTTCATGCCAAGGATAATGCATCTGATATCGTTGCAGATAATCAGGCAAACCGCCGTAAAGGATGGCAGCGGATTTCTCTGTTTGCTTTGTATTTCCAACCAAGTGCGCTGGAAATAATTGACTGGGGTGAGGTATTTCGCGATGCCTTCAAAGCACCAGAACATTCTAAGAAAGCATATTTTGGATTGTATCCTTTTAAATGGCAGGAGAATTGGCAGCGATCGTTCGATGCACTCCGAGGGAACGGGCGGTTGTTTGTCGCACCAATTTTGCAGACACTTATTCTGAACCGCGCACCTAGTGAAACTCTCAATTGGGCTGATAAGGTGGCAAGTTGGGACTTCCAGTGGATTGTTCCCTGCCATTTTGACTCACCAATCAAAGCAACAGCCTATCAATTTCGCCAAGCTTTCTCTTTCTTAGAAAGGCAGCCTGTTAGCGGTGGCGGTTTTTTCAGCAGTAGCAGTTATCCTTTGCCAGAGGAGGATTTTAAAATACTGAGGAAAATTGATTACGGTCTAAACAAGTATGGCATTGTGCCACCAGCTAAGGAAAAAACGTAACAACTTATTACCAATCTTAAAAAGAATGTGACAAACAGACCATCTGTAGAAACGCTATTCATCGCGTCTTCACCCAAGTATGTGTTGCAATCATTAATTGAATTGGTATTAGTTAAGGATTGTTTGTACAAATTTCATCTGTGTAGAGACGTTGCAATCCAAAATCTTTACTTCTGCTCATAAAACAAAGTCCATCTAGAGGTTAAAACTGCTAGATGGACTTGTTTATTATTGTAAGTGGATCCGAGCAGAGTCGAACTGCTGTCCAAATTGGGTATTGACCCCCCGCTCATTCACAGGTTTAGCCTTTCTGACCCTCAAGGCGGGAATCGTTCATTATCCCGAACGTAGGATGCTCTGATTTAATCTTAGCTAGCAAGCCAACCAGAGAACGCTTACTAGAGCATCCGTTGGGGTTTTGTCTTTAGTCCTTAACGGAGTCAAACCAAAGACGCTCGAACCTATAAGAGGTGTTTAGGCAGCTACTAGAGCGTCCTTACGAGCAAAGCTAACGATGTTATTCGCATTTACTTTTTTTTCGAGTCTTTGATTTCCGAGAGACGACTCACTCTCGACCTGAATCACAGAGCAGCGTTCGCCAACCTGTCGAAACCGTGACGGACCCGTGCACTT
This region of Nostoc sp. UHCC 0302 genomic DNA includes:
- a CDS encoding GTPase family protein; the protein is MVQLKPWQWVVLATPIAFIIIFLLISAGLQIHAWGINWIWAVFTLIFVGWRWLLVKWTQPAVNQVEAVLAQVREELESTAEDTATSPREGDATKQAETALQEILIAAQSDRPIWEDWQTFWTRCQDLVVAVAHIYNPEVQYPLLNIYVPQVYGLIRGTVDDMDQWMQNLSPVLNQVTVGQAYQAYGVYRKLEPSARKFWRVWNWAQWVLNPVAAVAKQASQGSSNRATEQLLVNLSQLVREAALRNLCRQAIALYGRTTLAVTASATSTPTLPRVKTQALRDILNQAEPAETVEQKPVNILLVGRTGSGKSSLINTLFQADLAAVDVLPSTDRIQNYQWQSQTGATLTLWDTPGYEQVNRADLRTLVLDYATNADLLLLVTPALDPALQMDVDFLQDMKAEVADLPTIAIVTQVDRLRPIREWQPPYDWEWGDRPKEIAIREATEYRAKQLGNFSNLVLPLVTADSKTGRAAWGVETLSLGLIEAIAPAKQLRLARFLRNLEARTIAAAKIIDHYTFQMATTQGLTALLKSPVLQFVSTLSTGSPKLAYLLAEQIPVEQLPVVIGKLQMAYELFSLLNTGNSNPLNFELLSLWPLLLENPTSPERNAWAFGHALVEYWSQNLTVEQLRQRFEYYLGQ
- a CDS encoding aldo/keto reductase: MQTRQKLSLPSMGCGTWAWGNQLLWGYDESMDQQLQAVFNLCVNNGVTLFDTGDSYGTGRLNGRSELLLGQFSREYLGFGRENICIATKLAAYPWRWTRKSMVKACKLSAQRLGRNVDLVQMHWSTANYAPWQEGGLLDGLADLYEQGLVKGVGLSNYGPKRLKRVQQKFAERGVPIATLQVQYSLLSTYPVTELGLKDVCDELGIKLIAYSPLALGLLTGKFTEKGSFPKGVRGILFRQLLPGARSLLSCLREVAEYRNKTMSQVAINWCICKGTIPIPGAKTLEQARDNIGALGWQLNSSEITELDKAAASADKKMVQNIFQTK
- a CDS encoding DUF4336 domain-containing protein; amino-acid sequence: MADDERVGNTELFNARDFSWRLWPVLPLYPFGKRRTIRKEVIKDTIWTFDQLQGIFYVVVPIRMTVVKLDQGGLLVYAPVAPTTECIRLVNELVTEHGDVKYIILPTISGLEHKVFVGPFARCFPAAQVFVAPNQWSFPLNLPLSWLGLPAKRTQLLPEDSSKVPFADQFDYAMLGPINLGPGRFAEVAFFHKRSHTLLVTDSVVSIPENPPAIVQLDPYPLLFHAKDNASDIVADNQANRRKGWQRISLFALYFQPSALEIIDWGEVFRDAFKAPEHSKKAYFGLYPFKWQENWQRSFDALRGNGRLFVAPILQTLILNRAPSETLNWADKVASWDFQWIVPCHFDSPIKATAYQFRQAFSFLERQPVSGGGFFSSSSYPLPEEDFKILRKIDYGLNKYGIVPPAKEKT